The window GAATTCTAGCAGGatgcactttaaaattttacttttattgtgACCTTTGTCTATTTAtactatattaatatttagattattattttacattgttttatttaatttttgtagttttgtaTGTATTATAGGTATTTCATGGTTTCTGTTCACTGTATATACTTCTTCTATCTTgctttgtcaaaaaatattttaattttagactaacaaaatatttttgattctgaattgaattgaatttgcTTCTGGGACTGAATCAAAAAATGTCCTGACCAGGCGGTTAAAATGTCTAttgataaagaaaaaacattaattttcctCTTTTCCgggtacttttttttaatccgGACCATTTTGAGCAAAAAAGGGAATTTTCGGAAATGGaagtcttttataaaaaaacgaaagacaattttttttattatgaaattctTCAAAAGCTAGAATTaccattgccgtggaactataggcagtttgtttgcttgcaacatctctgacgGAATGATGCCAAATACTTATgtagattaagaaaaaaaacattttaaaatatcataaaaatttgtcatttattttgacaggcatAACACAATATTACCGTGTTCCTTTAATACAAGAAAATGAAgcgtttttttaagtaaaatatgataagatgttctataaagaatatttaaagttaaatgaatataaCTATCgcatattagagaaaaaggtgGCAATATCGCAACGCCGGTCGACCGTATTGTTGATTCCTTCGACACAAGggtctttaccagtgacgtcctcaaaaaatatttacatgataaatatttatctataataaaatatgctttaaatataaataaatataaataatattaccgattttaaactctttttttattattatttttttttatacgtacttcattagagtaaagggaTCTATCTAACAAAAAGCAATTTTAtggaaatcaaatattttataattataatagatttcttaataattcatgttttaagatacacatttttaacattttaacatGCCATTTTTCTGCCAAGACAGCAAAGAGACTTAAAATCAGTCCTCTTAATAAAACCAAGAACAAAACTCGAGTTTTTTTATCTTCTATAACCTCTTAATagttaaatatttccaaaaaaatatttgaatctaaaaatataaagatttttgtatttcacACACACTTTACGTTCAAGTTTTTAggttttaggtttatttatacaatcccctattctacgtttatgatgacggttctccgttgatatgatgttatgacagtatcggtatttacttgttaAAATATCGGACTGAATCGCCTTTTTCTCATGGTGTGGCATAAatggcacaagtttttaccatcgtaacagttcacaaaacacacaaataatacctttttcaccaaaaactaaagaaaaaacttagtCCTTCACAAATGCCTAATGTAAACACAAAACCGTTTGGCAGGATGACATTTCGCGCATGACTGATcttttgcttgcggtgttgccattccaaatattttagaagcggttttagggaTAAAGACCTACTATTTTTATATGCAAGTATGTATCAATATcgaaaaatgttctttttgtcatatttcaataattttgatttatttaattattgttacaCTGCCTAACAGATATAAACCCAATTATAAAGCAGgataaagaaaaacaacactTAACTAAACTTAAGAAAACAACTTATAAGAAACTTGTAAGATTATTGAGTAACTTccttaacaataatatatacctatataatacctagtAATAATAGTTTCTTCTTGATTTATTGCATGCTAAACATAAGAAGCAAGTTTCACTCAGAGATTTCTTGAGGAGGATAGGAACTATGGGTTTTTAAGTATAGCAACTTCAAGAATATTGCAAACGTTGCACTATCTCTAAACTTTCTGCATGCACATTATACTCTGACGATCAGACGACTGAGGCATATTCACGCTCTGACCTTGTAGGCACAAGAAGTTTTCAAGTGAACCAATATCCTGAAATTCACGCTTAGTCTGGTAATGACTCCAAGAGTTCCAGATATTTCactagtttttattttcaaacattaTTTTCATAATGTTTGATAAAAGTTAGATAATTATCAAACGTTACGCGAAGGTTCCAAAACATTCAGACCTATGTAGCGATTTATTGTTTacggaataataaaataatataacagacttagtttaaaaagtaaataataccATTTCACAAGCAGTGGTTCAACTTAAGCTCTACTAAACCGCAGTTCTTCGGAGAACGTAGTTCAGAGGTTCGTGTGTTGTTCCAGTACAAGTTTAGTTAAACTAGGTTCTATTTAAAGTCTGCAATGGCcacataaaaaagaagaaaaagaaaagaagaacctaacctattcattaaaattaatttatttatttactttttatttatttatttactttattttttgtctgttgccgattataaatattttttgaacacaaacCATACCGTAAATTCCAAGtgttgtttgtttaaaagtGTTTTGTGCCGCCTTGCTGCTTGCCAAACCGTTTGGGTCTGCTTATCTGAcatggagaaaaaaattagggcAATTTTCTCTCTCTGTGAGAGAAGAAAATGTtcttattaatttagtaaagaAAAACAAGGAAAGCATAGAATACAAGGAAAGCGGAGAGCCCCTTAGAACTGttacatttctaaaaataagtaggagaatataaaaaaagggccaagcaaaaatttataacaataactACAAGCGAGAGTGATATCCATGAAATATTAGGGAGCCAACTTACAGGACTAACATCAAAATATGACATTGATGCTACTGCaggtttttttaacttgttttaaataatttccaatcttaaatattgtaaaatttttagaatcaaTTGTTATTCAGATTGAAAGCAAAAATGCTGACGATATTCTATCTcaaatctaaaagtatttttaaagtctATAAATGGTGTAATTGAACTAATACAAATCATCATACTTGTCCGTAACCGATGAAATTTGTTCAGAAATTCTATCTACTATGAATCTTACAGCCTGCTTTTCCAACCTAAAGCTAGCcttaaattctttatcatcCCAAATCTTCAAATGATCTCTGCACACCTGTGATTATTTAGggtgtacaattttatttactaattccagaaaattttcgTCATCCGTAATATCTTCCCAAATAGgatccatttttatatttatggtttGTAAGCTAAATCTAGGGTACCtagtaactaataaattagcaccttaccaaacacaataattattgaaaggcggctgtatttacataaataaaaaatatcaaaatgatactaaatattaatttaatctcAAAAATTTGCTTAAACTCCCTTTGAACGCTCCAAATTGGACGTTCAAGATGAACCGCAGGTTATCGTTTGAATCAACATTGTACAACGGATTAATTCCGCTGAACCGGAGATCTTTATGAACTGTTGTTGAACGCCCATTGTACAACCGGGCCTTAGCATTTATCAATGTTTACTATAGATCTTTCTGAAGAATTAGGCAGCTATTGATAGAATTAATACGGAAAACAATTTTGAGGTTATCTGCATATAAAAGAACCAGAGAGCTAAGCTATTTACACACATCTATAATAAAGAAGTCATACACTAAAGGGCCAAGGATTCACCCCTGAGAAACTCCTAAAGTAGAACAATGATTTTGAACAACAATTCTATTTACAGTCACAAAAAGCAACATACCAGTTAACCAAGCatgtcaatcaatcaatcaatcatatgctttattgtcaaaaaattacaaaattttgtagacaaagctaataaaaaaaaaacatataaaaacaaaacacacaaaataaaaacaaaaataaatatacaaacaaaataaatacatgcaaaactgtacaaaaacaaaaacaatgtacctggtcaatatacatcatgatgtataaaatgtcaataaaaataaacacaatagtcaataacagtaaattaattaaatacagaatgaaagtgcaatttatttactaaaaaaaaactaatatattctctattttaagatataaaaagagccagtgtgtgtgtgatacccaaaaagttatcctagaaaaaaatcctccactgcgtacaaggctttttccagaaagtacgccttcaaagcattatgaaatcgaggaaaagaagtaattgatttaatttccaaaggcaaatgattatgcatctttttggctctgtatagaatagagctttttactaactcggacccaggggtttgcagataaagatcatgcattgcgttgcgaagtgaataattgtgagacggcctacttggcatttctgacttatgtttgcgtactaagcaaatagattccaatatgaataaagagggaagagtaagtatcttgtattttttaaagatttcttgacagtgagctctgctattaCGTCCAAGCAGATACCACACATaactgctctcttttggagtttaaagatgcgctcaaattgagtcatACCGCATATGCCCCAGAATAgaagggcgtaacgtagatgtgactcaaaaagggcataataaactgttcttgatgtttgaaaacttaattacctggaaactgatcttaaggcaaaacatgctgaatttaattttttatataaggcatcaatatgcaagtcccattttaggaagtagtcaacattaagttccaagaacttcacagattcaacgacgtccaaactggtgttgttaagtacaaagggttgaatagtagttttatatgataagactttaggttttgagacatttaggcacagaagattagaatcgcgccacgatttaatggtaattaagtcattagaaatagtagcatgtagtgccctagcatccggattgctccatgtaaagctagtatcgtcagcaaaaagacagattttgccactgatgttaagattggccatgtAATTTATAAAGATCAGAAACAAAATGAGAAACCGCATTGCGCATGTAAAACCGCCATTAATTTATCAGAAAAGtcaaatacttttaatttttctagtagTAAAACATGGTCGAAGGCTTTGGAGACATCTTCGTAAATAACGTCCACTTGGGAAGAGCCATCAAAGGATTCAGCTAGGAACTATGAAGTCATTATTAAGTTTGTAGTAGAGCGTCCTTTCAAGAAACCACACTAATTGGTTAACATTTTGTTGTTTGTAATATGATATATAACAGAAAATGTGGACCAGTActttaagacattttaaaaagttgtttataattattgtaatatgTCTATAGTTAGTATTATCTGTCTTGtctgatttcttaaaaataggACTTACTTTTGGACGTTTCCAAGCCATAGGAACCGGTTGATAGACAGGTAAAAGTTACATAGAAAGGTGAGTGACTTGCTGAGAACCAGAATACAATCtcttaagaagaaaaaatatatctggTCCGCAAGTCATCTTGTTTTTCATTGATTTCAGTGCAATAAAAACCTCGTCTTCTGCGAAGAATGTTATGTCAATGATGGGATAGATCACAGTATTATTGGAGGAAGTAGTTGCAAAAAAGTTAGTAggattaaatgattttttaaaagaattggaGAAACCGTCAATCATATATTTGGTATGAATGACGATTTGAGTAAAACCCGATCGTTTAGTACTGAAATATGATCAAAATTCATTAGGATTAACGTTGATTTATCGTTCGGCCTAGAAGACAAATTGTTTATGTGAGACCGCaatatctcttttaatttgAGACCGAATTATGGAAAAATCCTGATAGACGGTAATATCCTGTTCTTTTTATACCGCGAATGaagtttatttttcaagtgaacgttctttttaatttcagtaGTGTACGGGAAGATATTTCAGTTTTAATGCACGTGTTGATTTAGGAACCCATTTATCAATATTGGTAAATTGTAATTTATAGAAATCTTTAGTATATATAGCAAGTTAAGTTCAAGTCGGTGTATTGATAAATAGGCGACCAGTCCATAGACAACCATTCTTGATATATGGCAATAAAATTTGGTTTTCTAAATATGTATTTTGCACCTTCTGATGCTTTTGTGAAGCATTATTAGTTGCTGtagaagaaatattaataagaagTGGTGGGTGATGTGAAACTTCATTGCTGATCAGGTCAATGAGAGAGCCATTGACACTACATTGAGCgccattaaaaaatacaagaaataatAAGCTTTTCTTTCCTGTctgttatttacttttaaatagaTTCGATTAGGAGAGTTGGCGGATAGGGTCTAATTTTGATGTTTAACCAGCAAGACATTATTCTAATTATGTACATTATTCGTATGGTTTTGTCTGCTCGTCTCTTTAGTCTTAGAAGTTCCATTAGGGGGTATAGAGGAATCAGACACACTAGTATACCCGTTAGCTCTTGAACCGTGTACTCTAACTAATGAACTATGACTTCCCCGCTGGGGGGTACCACTTGATTACCTGCATATTCTTAAAGGGCAAtcataaactatttatttaacttaGTTGATTCGTTGATTTTGAAATGGTCCTATAACTTTGATATAGTCAAAAAAATCTACTcttgtttaatattttgttatagttttttttcccATTAcatgttcaaaatatttatcccagcagtgattttaaagtGCATCGACCCGGACTAATCAGGGTATTTAATCGTGCTACCTCTCACACTCCATACTTTTTTCATATGGCgactattataaaatttttatataattcgtTTTCATTATAATCCGAAAAAAATTAGCATAGGCACGCGGccgtcaaattttaaaattcaaataaaatcaaCGGATTAACATAATTTTGATGCTATTTTGTAACAATTATGGTCGGAATATTAAGCTATTTTTGGATTGCAGACATTTTTCGGTGTTGGGACATTGTTGTTTTCGTGTGGGTGATATTACGTCACTGTTTgactataactttttttaatagcattttaacgtaatttttctTTGGTAAATTTGACgcaaatgtatatttaaatcatcaaaattacGTTATTAAAATTAGGACATTTGTATCATACATTCTTGTTATACGACTTGACCTTAAAACAATGTCAAATTACAATTGTGATCTATATGTCAGTcgtttttaatcaattttacaataaattttattgatttttactatagtTTCATATTGCATGTAAATAACTGTTAGTATTACGTCATTTGCTATAGTGTGAATTTATTGCATTCTTGTAATAGTTTTTTGACAGTTTAAATTGACGTGGAACGTGGTATCAAAATAATTCATCAATTCGGTCATTATGACGAcattaaaattacatcaaatttaGTCGATTTACCacaattttccaataaaattgtGCAATAAACTTTCACATATTTCAGGGCAACTTGATGccgtttttcaataaatttgtctttaaaatgaCCTCCAAACTATATTcctgtaatattttaatttttttttacgggTATAAACGTCAATCTAACGTCTTTTTTGGGTTTACATGTCTTGAAACTAAAAACCTTAAAGTCCCTGaaataacttcaattttttacagCATTTCacgttatttttaattaaattagacgCGCAATGAAACCTAAAAGCGACGTCAATTTTCTCGGTGGGATTGATTTTTCTCTGAAGCATTTTATCTGCTACAGCAATTATTATTATGCTCGGCAATTACTTAAtacataaaaaccaaaattgctttTTCTCCCTTTTTAAGTACCACCAATTTCTTAGCATCGAATACCGCATCGGGTCTGACCATAGTACTGATGcgtcttacatttttttttcttattactttCACTGTGCAACTTCGACACGTATTTTTAGATCATTACCGTGTACCTACATTATTCCGAATGTGTCTCAATGTTTTATGATTATATTTTTTCCACTTACGTAATTGCTTATGTAGATGTAGTGTAGTGTTTTTGAAATTTCGGTGAGATTatgtaaagttttaaatatccTCGGCGGTGACTTCCTTTCTTGTATATACAGACTTAATATTCACACCTTTGTACCTGTATGTAggtctaatttaaatatttatgggaATATTATTCAGTTTAGGTTTGATATTTGTGCCattgtaatttatttcatttcaggttttgttattgtttttttttcttgtctttCTTCAGTTTCttcaatagttttttgtatattctccactcttcttctttttctttcctTCTTTTCCATTGTCTTTGGGTTTCTATATCTGCCTTATCTAATCATAATTCCAATTGTTTTGCTTTTCTTTCAGCGATAGATTCTtcgatatatttttcaaattattaattttattcttctttAACTTTCTTAGCAGAAAAACATTATTCTTCATTTCTTTTCAATACATATTAAGACTCTCGATTATCCTTCCCTAGTTTTGTCCAATGTTTGGAAATTAAtttatcttcttctttttatttatttagtttttcgaCCATACCTTCTTTTCATTCTTCTTCTCTTGAAACACTACTTTTTATCGCACTTCCAAACAACATGTCAAAagtattaacttttaaaataattaaaaaaaataaaatgttacccCATTTTGCCAAATTGTTCATCTAGGATCCCATAGGACCATTAGTATTACTAAAGACCTTGGTGCAGTTTTTAACTTTCAATCCATCAGCATATTCTGTTGTCGGTTGCTGCTTATGTGCTTATGCTTATGTGATAACAGTGGTCAGTTCTTTATAATCGTggttgaaaattgaaaaacaaaactttttttaaatggaatgtccTATACATCCTgaacttaaagaaataaaaagatattattttattgatttcaaacatatcatacaaaatatcatttggccACAGAACAGTGTTGTCAGATATATTACcaagttaaatatattttttttattacgatatagctaaattatttatagcataagcagtttatatttaaatgaacCTTAAGCTTACGTACACCTCTGGTAGGGTCACTTATTACGAAGACCATTCTAATTTACATTGTATTAAGCGTGAGAGGTTAACCTAACGAAGGTATAACATCTGGTTTAAGGTCCTTTCTTGAATTAGGCATGCATGAATTAGGAGGAAGATAATTTCACATACACAGAATTTCAAATAGAATTGTTTACTATTGAGATTTTCATGGTTTTAAGGCTTAAGAATCTAAATCTAAGTATTATAGTGGGCCTGTTAAGAAACGAGGAAATCTGTGTCTTTTGCTATCCACAGATTTAACACAACAGCTTCTTCATATCAGAATCCATTTCTCATTTTtgtttacaacaaaaaaagtttattgcaatAACTACTTATGCAAATGCAATAAAACGCCATTGTCTATATTTGATtcaatattttcactttttatttcttagttcttttacaatataattcactgcttttttaaaaaatttcttttatctCACGTGTCCGAAGCAcgcctaaataaaaactaatcacAACTGACACACAACAcactgaatttaaaagattttatgaGAAATATGAGAACGGGTCAATTTTGTTAGTGAAATTTGGTTAATAAAACTTAGTTTTTCGGTAAAAGTAAAATCATCTGCAAGCTAAAGAACTATGAAAAGCATAAATTAATAGGGTAAACCACCCAGTTATTGGCACCTTAAGGACTttagcaaaataataaaaaggaaaaaaaagtttagagctTAATTGTTGGCACGCTTTCCCAGTCAATGTCACTCGAAATTATCCCATTTATTGGCAGCCCCCAGTAATTGTCTCACCAGTTATTGGCACATTGTCCACTATATTACTATATTGTCCTCAAATATTATtgactaaaaattttatgatattattaatataatatcggtttgttaaaaaaacaacaattgatCTTTATTATAACATGTAATAGTACTAAAagtaatatcaaaataatattgtttataaataaaacgagCTAATATTCAAAGGTTTACAAAAcgtttatttaaacttaaaggaggattaataatataacgtattataaaaatatttacaaaaagcaGCCTAAGAATTAGACAAACAAGAGGCACAaagaaattctttttatatagaCCTTTCTTCTGTCCGTTCTGCAAACATAGCAAACcttattttgtaacaaattcTCCATTGATGAAGTGGATGCCGTCAAAGGTGTGCAGAGGGAAAGACGCTTTTTTAGCGGAGAACTGAAAATTTTTCTAACATGGATTTGATGATCGTCCTTCCTTGCAATTAGAGTCTTGCCTTTGTTTTCCTTTTCTGTCTTTCTTGCAGCCTGTCGCTTGAGTTTCTCTTCTTTTCTTTGATTCTTCTGCTCTTCCTCTTCCCTCTGAAGCTGTTCTTTTTCCTCAACAGTCTTCTTGAAACCCGACGATGAAATTACATAAGGCATTTTGGTTACTGCTCTTTTGTCCTTCCTCTCAGGTGTTTGTGGTTaaggtaaaaataattctatggaCGACAAATTATCAACTGGTGTCAGAATTTCGCTATCAGTATTCATCTTTTCATTGGCGTTATTCTTCTGCTTTTCTTCTATATTTGTGTCGATTACCTCAATAACTGTGAGTTCAATGGTGAACTGTTCTTTATTTAGGTCTGAAAGTCTTAGGATATTATAATTTTCCCCTTCTAAAACAATAGACATATTCGCTATTTCCTCTTCtgtataatttgtttcaaaatcgCCTTCTGCCATTTGCCTAAAGGatgttgaaaaaatattttcttcactTATTTCATTAAGGTAGTTAAATAATCTTTCTAAGGCTGCAAAATTTTCATCGTCCGATGTCATTCCAGCCTGTCCCAGTGCCAGAAATTTTCTATCATCTATTAGCTTTTTGAACAAAGTCAAACTTATTTGTGGCAACATCGGCTGGTTGAAGAATTCGAGTGGAGTTGGTATATAGGGCTATTAGGACTATCTCCAGCCCAGAGCATAAAGTACTTACTTGGTATGTGACATGTGTTTTGTGTCCATCAACAAATACTATTACTGGAAACACAACTCCAGATTTAATAAGGCTGGGATGCAAGACaaatttaaggtaaaataaaaaagtttcggATTTCATCCAGCCATTATCAGTTAACGCATATGTCCATCCTTCTGGAACACTGTCCTTCACCGATTGTGGAAGTCTCTTGTTTGGGAAGATGATTATCGGCGGTGTTATTGTACCCGATGCTGAGAAGGTGAACATCATAGTGAGATTCTGTTTCGCATTTCCCATCTCTACTTCGTAAACGTTTTTGCGGCCTTTTAGATCAACGACTTGTCCAAGTTTTGGCACATAATAGAATTTTGTTTCATCGCCATTAAAAATTCTGCTGGGATCCTTTATGATGTCAGATAGGTccatcttttttaataatttggaatCCCATACTTTCGAGATGTTGCCTTTTTTGATTCTCCTGATCGAATTTCTTCAAGagctttttgaacaatttcCTCGCTATATCTGGTGGAGCCATTGGGGCGATTCTGTTTTCGTTTTGGAGCCATCTTAAAAAAGAAAGGAACCTATAAAACCTCTATATTTAGGTATGTAAGTTTTCTTGATGAAACACCCTAAATATTATatgcttacatttttttaattataaacacCGCAGATGTAACATGGAACAAGATCCCTTGTTATATCTGTTTAcatataacatatattttattcatgattttttaaaaatgtaaataaaaccctgtataaaaatacaGTCAAATACATATATCACACATATATCGTaagccttaaatttaaaaaataatgtttaaacaattttaaaaatgatacctggtgaatttaacaaaaaaaaaaattaagttttaagaCAAAACTAATTGCTTGAGatgagtaaataaaaaaatagaataggGTGCCAATGATTAGGAGAATATTATTAGCAGCAATAATCCAATAATTGGCATAGGTGCCAACCACTGGcaatataacatttttctctGCCTATCATTGGCAccctacaaattttaatttatattgaaaaatatgtatttttttaaacgaaaaatcattttaaagatAGTTAACAATATCACCAACAAGAAAAATAACTATTTGATTAAGAAGTCATCAAGTTTTCACGTTAGTTATGAGTCCCCCAAACCCTTAACAAAATCATAAATTCCTACCTTATTTTAGTTTCACGCACGACACGTCAAATTCGATTCGCAATTTTACTTAAACttaaggaataataataataccgcGTTGGCGGTTCACTAGTCTCGGCGATGTTGCcaaaattaccttaattaaTAAGTTGACGATAATATTGTCAGattcattttaatttctgcaaaaaaaattagacagGGTGCCAACAATAGGCTGAGTGCCAACGATTGGGTGTTTTACCCTACTTCTGTTAAAAAATGGCggcattttatatgacatatcaGATGTTTTACAGCCATGTAGTCTCCTGTAGGTAATTTCGCTCTCTTACCGCCATCTATATGTCGAGGAGTAGAATCTTTTTGAGTGCTTCGTGAATCGCTCAAGCATTCAAGATCTTGTAAACAACTAAACTTTTATAGGAGTaggaaagatccatatattgtTAACATTCgagaaaaaaatagatatataaaCACTTGTCCTACATTAATTTGTGAATGCAAAGGAAATGCGTAGTTCTATGTTCTAATGTTAGAGGGCGCCATATGTtagaaaaatgtgttttttggTACCTTTTCAACTGTTACTCGACAAATGTAAAGCCAACCCGTTAAGCCGTTTTTTCTTGCATTCGCGAATATAAACGGCCTCAGGTGGAGTACAAGAAGGTGATGTAATAACAAGCGGTAACAAGCAAGTGAACGAAACTAAATCTCCATCCCTTCTCTCCCCTGTTGCACTTATCCAACTCGTTTTtcacaaaacaaacaataagctaacttgatttatttataaaataaatacattataacaataacaaaaatacaatCTAATAACTATCTCACTTCAATTCACGCACTCCTCTTAGCATATCCGGGAGGTCCATAGTGGCTACTCACTCCCCCTTGTCTGGGCCCCTCCGCTCCACCAGAGAACAACGAACTAGTACTCTCACCACTATTCTCCGGCTGCCCACCCTTCTTCAAATCCTCCACGAGAGGTCCATTGTTCGCcttatacttaataaaatacacCTCCGGCTTGCTGGGTTGCGTGGGTGCAGGAGGAGGCACCACGATCTCCGGCTGTTTCGCCTTGTTCACCAACACGTAGATCAGGGTCTTTTCTTCTACAGTTTGCTGAGCCACTGGAGGATGAACAATCTGCCTTTGGGCACCCTGCTGAGCTGGGGCCTTAATGAATATGATTTTGTAATGTTTTTGGGGCGGTAGTGGTAAAGAGGCTGGAGTTTGGGGGGTTGCCGATTGGGGTTCCTCTGGGGCTATGTGGACGTATACGTGTT is drawn from Anthonomus grandis grandis chromosome 1, icAntGran1.3, whole genome shotgun sequence and contains these coding sequences:
- the LOC126740817 gene encoding uncharacterized protein LOC126740817 codes for the protein MDNTCILLVLSTLLVSTHCRPEGGYQYPPQQQHHGFPTPQTQQSVSNYLPPNPTFPHSPLDLQNHLQLPFQHQPSGAFNPQQPFNQIQLLNPLIGNPQIGFNPAQNHLLAPQNGFNIPQGHPVVTKHVYVHIAPEEPQSATPQTPASLPLPPQKHYKIIFIKAPAQQGAQRQIVHPPVAQQTVEEKTLIYVLVNKAKQPEIVVPPPAPTQPSKPEVYFIKYKANNGPLVEDLKKGGQPENSGESTSSLFSGGAEGPRQGGVSSHYGPPGYAKRSA